Genomic DNA from Carnobacterium divergens DSM 20623:
GTTCTTCTTTAACAATTACTTCATCACTCGCTAAAGAAAACAATTGCTTTTCAGAAAAATCATAGCTAAAACCTGAAGTGGCGGAATCAGTTAACTTAGCCCCTAACGCTACTACTAAATCAGCAGTATCCACTCGTTTTCTCAAACCTTCTTCTGTCGGGCTTCCTGCATAAACACCTAAATAATGCTCATCTTCTTCATTAAAGACCCCTTTTCCAAAAGGCAAGGTTGTGATTGGCAAATTAAACTTATGAATAAAATCAGCTAAATAGGTTTCTAAATGGAAACTTGCAAGTTCATTCCCTGCTAATACTACTGGATTCTTAGCTTGTTGTAAGGCTTTTTCTAATTCATGTACTAACTCAACTTCTCTTGCTGAGAGGCTTGCTTGTTTTGGTAATAGCGGTCCACTAGGTTTTTCAACCACCATCTCGGCAACATCAATAGGTAAGTTCAAGTAAACTGGACGTCGTTTTAAAACTGCAGCTCTCAATACACGATCAATTTCAGTAACAGCATTTTCTTTTGTTAAGCTCCCAATTGCTTCTGTTACCGACTCGTGCATGTTTTCAAAATGATCAAATTTTCCATCGCCTAATGTATGATGGACTAATTTGTGCGCATTTTGAACAGCCATTGTTGGCGATCCAACAATTTGAATCACTGGAACTTTTTCAGCATAGCTACCTGCAATTCCATTAATCGCGCTTAATTCTCCCACACCAAAAGTGGTCACCAGTGCGGATACTCCCTTAGTTCGTGCATAGCCATCTGCTGCATAGGCTGCATTTAATTCATTTGCATTTCCAATCCATTTTAAGTTAGGATGCTCTACAATATGATCTAAAAATTTTAAATTATAATCTCCAGGAACACCAAATATTTCTTTGATTCCTAACTCACTTAATCGTTCTAACAAATAATCTCCAACTGTGTACATCTTATTGCCTCCTAAAAACCCTCTTCTTATTTCTACTCTTGTAGTATATTCTCCAACAGATTATAAGTCAATTATATTGACCTATAATCCAATACCTGTTATTTTTTTATGTATTGATTTCGAAATGAATCAAGTAACTTATGGTATACTAACCACAATGAATAACGTAAAGGAGGCTTTTGATGAATCAAGAAGCAATTAACTTTGATAAAAATCTTGCTTTGTTTTATTTTGCGTATCGCGCTTTTAGCAAAACGGCAGATGATTTAGTAGAAAACTACGGCATTAGTAAAGTTCACCGTCGCATTCTATTTTTTGTAGCTCGGATGCCAGGTTTAACAGTCAATGAATTGTTGACTGTATTAGATATTTCAAAACAGGCATTAAACAAGCCTATGCAAGAACTTTTACAAAAAGAGTGGCTTGTAACGAAGCCTAATGAAGCCGATAAACGAAGTAAGCGAATTTATTTAACCGCGCAAGGAAAGAACATCGACGCTCAAATAAGTGAGGCTCAAAAAGAAAAAATGAAAACCATCTTTCAACAAACAGGCGATCCGACAGGTGAGGCTTGGACGAACGTAATGACTGAATATGCTAAGGAAACAGGTACAGATTTTATTGAACGAATTACTTAAAAAAAGATCAATAGCATGACAGATAGTCTCTGTATGTTATTGATCTTTTTTATTGATTAAATTCATCTTATTTTTCTGCTGGATTCATTTCTTGATAGTGAATTACAGCTCCTAGTAAGTTCGCATCATTCTTAAATTCACATACTTTAAGAGTTGGAATAGCTGCCCCTACCTGCGAAGACTCTTTTTTGAATAGTCTTTGAAACCATCCTAGTAATTCCGTGTCTTCTGAAACCAATTTTTCCATCGCTTTTTCAATTCCTGGCACAAATTCATCATTGTTACTGACTCCACCACCGATTCCAATAAATTCCGGTTCAAAGGCACTATTTAAAGTCACCATAATTTGAGCCAAGCTATCATACATTGCTTGAAGTTCATTGACAGCTACCTCATCGCCTTCTTTGGCTAAATCAAAAACTTCCTTTCCTTCAATTGAAGAAGGCATTTGGAATTTCTTTAATGCGACCCTTTTTCCTAAGCTAACTGGTGATGCTTTTGGTGTTTTAAGAGCTGCTAGCTGTTGGGCGATGGTTTTATCTAGCTCATCTAATTTAAGCTCTTGCTTACGAAGAACTTCGCCATTTTCAACAATTGCAATTCCTACGCCAGTTCCAATAATAACAAAAAGTGGATGTGTATAGCCTTTGCCAATTCCTTCTTTCATTTCAGCAATTGCCGCACAATTGGCGTCATTTTCCATACTTACAGGTAAACCTAGTGCCTCTGAAAGTGACTCTTTTATTGGAATTAAATGTAGAAAAGGAACTGCACTCGTTCCACGTATCAATCCCGCCTCTTCATCTACATCACCTGGTGTGCTGATAGCCACACCATCAAAAGAATAGGTATTGGCTAGCTTATCTTTTGCTTCATTTAATAAATCAAAAAAACTACCTCGCGTTAACGGTGTGGGAAATTCATCTTTTTCTTTTAATTCATTTTGATCCCAAACGGCGTATTTTACGGCTGAACCGCCAATATCTACTACTAAAAGAGCCATGCTATTTCCTTCTTTCTTTATTTATTCGTTTAGAGGTTCCCATACCATACTTGCTTCGCATGAAAGAACGTCATGGTTTACGATTTGATGTGCGGATATAATGCTGCCATCTTCTTGGGTGCTAAGGCTAACCTTGCTTTGCACCATATTACCATAGGCTACTTCTTTTTCATATTTGACATTTAATGATTTGATACGATGTGTTTTGATAAAATCCAACCCTAATGAATCTAAAAACCAATCTAAATACTTGGAATTATTTACATGTTGATTGGCATCAATATCTAAATAACGCACACGATAATCAATTGTTGCAGCTTTTTCTAAATCAACTTTTTCAGGTTTTGGCGTTCGAATTAATTTTTTAGAGGCTTCTACTTGATAAGGTGCCACAACATCTTCTGCAATTCGTGCCATTTTTCTAGCAGCAAAATCCATTAAAGCAAACGTACAATGAACTTGAACACATAGCTCACCCGTCTCATCAAATGCTTTGAATTCCCGATAGGTAAACAATTTGTTGTAACTTAATGCTTGTGTTGTAATCGTGATGGTTTCCCCTGCTTCAGGCAGTCGCTGAATGTGAATATCATTTTGTAAAATAATCCATGATAATCCCTTTTCTAAGAGAATCGCATCTCCTACGCCTAATTTGTAACTCTGCTCACCTGAAACATAGAGCATAATATTTAACAACATTGGAATGCTGATTTGTTTGGTTGCATCACACTCATAGTATTTAACTCGATGCTCTTTTTGATAAATTAGTCCACTCATTTTGTATCCTCACTTTGCTTCCATTTGATTTCTTCTTTTAGCCTATCACATATTGCAAAAAATAGGGACTATTTCGCTAAATTAGTCATTGATTTTCTATAAATTAAAGCTTTTTATTTCTTTTTCAGATAAGATAATCTCTACTAAAACAATAGACAACTTAACAATTAGAGAAGGTATTTTGCAACTAATGTACAAAAAAATGTAACAAACCTTGAACTAATTGTTTTTTCGTCTATATTATACTATTCTTAAAACAGAAAAGGAGGTACAACCAATGAACTTTAACTTTAAATCTGATTCAACAATTCCTACTATGAATGCAATCATCTCTACAAATCCATCTGACCAGGATAAATGGGAAATCATTAAACATACTCTCGACTCAATCTCACTATCACTAACCGTTATTAATCCCAAAAATAATCGTCAACTACTTATTAAGTTAGCTGAAATCGTTGCAATTGAATCAAAAAATCGATACTGCGTCGTGCAAACCTTAACTAATCAACATTTTTATTTAAATAATCGATTAAAAAATATTCTCAGTACAATAAAATCAACCCACTTTATTCAAATCAATAATCAAACTATTGTAAATTTAACATATGTAAAGCATTTTTCGACAACTACAAACGCTCGAATTGAAGTTGTACTACAAAATGACCTTATGTATTTTGTAAACAGGCACTACATTAAAATTTTTAGGAGGAACCTGTCATGTTAAATCAATTAAAACAAGCTTTTTTTCAAGTCTTCACACTAACTCTTTTATGGGAAGTTCTTCTTCATATTTTATTTAAATTTCAAATTCAGTTAGTAAATGCCGTTGGAATTGCTTTGATTTCTGCATGTATTTTTGGTGTTTTTTATAATCTTTTATGGAATTATCTACTATTTAAAGCTAGTTGGAATATACTGATATCCTCAATTTTCAATACATTGGCTGGATTTTTAGTAATCTTCTTAGTTTCACACAATTTATTTTTATTTATTAAACCTTGGATAATCATCATTTTTGTTTTAACTCTCCTACTTCATACTATTGCTTTTTATTTTTACGCACGTTTTCAAAATCAAAAACATGTCCGTGAATTAAATAACTATTTGTCTTAAAACATCCCTAAATAAACATATTAAAGAATTCACCATCTTTAATATGCTTATTTTTTAGATTAATTTTGATACAACAATCCTACTAATTAAATTTGGCAGAAATAAAAATGAATTTTATTACCGTTGGTTAATTGTCAAAAATTCTACTATCTATTGATTTTTAATTTCCTAAAAGATGTTTCCAGTAAGAATTAACATGCAGATTTCCCTATTGTTTTATTTTTCAACGCCATTCCAAACATATATTCATCAACACTATCGACACACTTGATATTTTCAAAATTTGTCATGATTGATGTATGAATATCCTCCATGGTGTAATCCATTGGAAAAATTAAGATTTTACTAATCATTCTTTCTTCTATGGTAGTAAATACAACGGAATAAATCAGCACATCATTCCAATAATCTTCAATCTTTTTCATAATAAATACTCCTTTTTAAAGTCAACTGCTTCCCCGTAGAGCAGTGAACCGGTTAATGATAGATACATTTCGGATAAATAGGAACGTTTGGAATTATCTGCTCCAAAGCCCCCTCCATTATTCACTTCACTTGAAACATTGAGAATCAATGGATTTAATTCTGTTAACGGTGTTTTTTGTTTCACATTTTGTACCTTTAAAGAATCAATCAGAACTGCTTTTTTGCCATTCGGTGGTGAAACCGAAAAGTATTCTGTTTCCTTGTCTTTTTGCTGATCTATTCTAGGCGAATATTCAGGCGGCAAGGGTTCTACCGTTTTATTTGGATCCATTGGATCTACTGGCAAAGTTTGATTTACTGTTTGATTTATTCCATCAACTTGATACAAATAGACACCTGTCTCTGCAAAAACCTCCGTACGTACATTCAAATCTAAAAAGACATTAAAAGAAAACAACGAACCAAAAAGCAAGCATGAACGCAAATAATTATTTTGTTTAGGATACTCCATATGCTTCAAACTTCCCTTCTTGTTTTTTTTCACTTCTTAGAGTTGAAATACAATCTCCAAAATTCGCCCAATCGCTAGTAGTAGGTGGTGCGTTCCAAACAATCACTTGCATTTCTTCATTTCTAGAGTCATTGATTGTGTAGTCACATAATAAAATATCGGTATCTGATGTTAAACGATTGGTGACTTCAATATTAATAAAGTCAAAAGATTGAATGTTTCTTGTAATAAATTTATTGTAATTTTCACCTAATGAAAAATCGACACAGACTTTAATTGGTGTAGCAAAAAAAGAAGGAGGTAATATGTCGATTAATAAGAAAATATAATGATTAAACAAAAAAATATTATTGGCTTTAATCAATTGATATTTTTTAATATTCGGTGTATTCCGAATCAAAGAAGAACAAAATATAAGCACCTCTGGGTAATTTTCTTCAACAAATCGCGCTTGAATCGGCTGATCTAATTCGTTTTGTAAATAGTTGAAATTCAAGATCATATAATGGATTCTTCTTAAATAAGTAGTGATTTGTCCTCTTAATTTTTGGTTCATGCGATTTTCAAAACTGGCTTCAAATTCTGTTAAAAAATAATCCGTCAAGTCATCTAATTTTCCTTTTTCTAATGCTAAAAATTGGCTGAATTCGTCCAAATTCAAAATGAAATAGGTTAATATTTCAACTTCACTTGCACCCATTTTATCGCTAAATGCTTTTTCTGCAGCCTCTAAAACAACCTGATTCATTTCTTTAAAATCAATGAT
This window encodes:
- a CDS encoding alpha-keto acid decarboxylase family protein, which produces MYTVGDYLLERLSELGIKEIFGVPGDYNLKFLDHIVEHPNLKWIGNANELNAAYAADGYARTKGVSALVTTFGVGELSAINGIAGSYAEKVPVIQIVGSPTMAVQNAHKLVHHTLGDGKFDHFENMHESVTEAIGSLTKENAVTEIDRVLRAAVLKRRPVYLNLPIDVAEMVVEKPSGPLLPKQASLSAREVELVHELEKALQQAKNPVVLAGNELASFHLETYLADFIHKFNLPITTLPFGKGVFNEEDEHYLGVYAGSPTEEGLRKRVDTADLVVALGAKLTDSATSGFSYDFSEKQLFSLASDEVIVKEEHLEGIHLPAVMKALTSIDYQGYQGDIQPMARLKSIKPTNQVLTQRHFWEAIEGFLEKGDTAVAEQGTSFFGLSTVPLKSEMSFIGQPLWGSIGYTFPAMLGSQLANPSSRHLLFIGDGSLQLTIQELGMALREKLTPIVFVINNNGYTVEREIHGPNEIYNDIPMWDYQKLPLVFGGSEQSVITYKVTTELELANALKAARLDNNRLQWIEVVMDQTDAPELLMKLGKIFAKQNS
- a CDS encoding ROK family protein; translation: MALLVVDIGGSAVKYAVWDQNELKEKDEFPTPLTRGSFFDLLNEAKDKLANTYSFDGVAISTPGDVDEEAGLIRGTSAVPFLHLIPIKESLSEALGLPVSMENDANCAAIAEMKEGIGKGYTHPLFVIIGTGVGIAIVENGEVLRKQELKLDELDKTIAQQLAALKTPKASPVSLGKRVALKKFQMPSSIEGKEVFDLAKEGDEVAVNELQAMYDSLAQIMVTLNSAFEPEFIGIGGGVSNNDEFVPGIEKAMEKLVSEDTELLGWFQRLFKKESSQVGAAIPTLKVCEFKNDANLLGAVIHYQEMNPAEK
- a CDS encoding LytTR family DNA-binding domain-containing protein encodes the protein MNAIISTNPSDQDKWEIIKHTLDSISLSLTVINPKNNRQLLIKLAEIVAIESKNRYCVVQTLTNQHFYLNNRLKNILSTIKSTHFIQINNQTIVNLTYVKHFSTTTNARIEVVLQNDLMYFVNRHYIKIFRRNLSC
- a CDS encoding acyl-[acyl-carrier-protein] thioesterase, whose translation is MSGLIYQKEHRVKYYECDATKQISIPMLLNIMLYVSGEQSYKLGVGDAILLEKGLSWIILQNDIHIQRLPEAGETITITTQALSYNKLFTYREFKAFDETGELCVQVHCTFALMDFAARKMARIAEDVVAPYQVEASKKLIRTPKPEKVDLEKAATIDYRVRYLDIDANQHVNNSKYLDWFLDSLGLDFIKTHRIKSLNVKYEKEVAYGNMVQSKVSLSTQEDGSIISAHQIVNHDVLSCEASMVWEPLNE
- a CDS encoding helix-turn-helix domain-containing protein — its product is MSIFLSKADTRKLLLLHIIEESFQQQITISELKKRMEVSEFIVISAYEELKEDIKNYRLSDQIAIQKFNKILKIKRTMNFSSKSLRSIYIQRSLNFQIIEDIFEEKFSNPSDYAERFYISRTKVYTQITGIKKQLKKYELTLSSQFKILGNELTIRMYFYNLYQSCYGGQKIPFPKKIRSQIDLFLKEIQKRSAIQLSQTSIDKLRFFIGISLQRIQRKKGIKQRMTFTTIIDFKEMNQVVLEAAEKAFSDKMGASEVEILTYFILNLDEFSQFLALEKGKLDDLTDYFLTEFEASFENRMNQKLRGQITTYLRRIHYMILNFNYLQNELDQPIQARFVEENYPEVLIFCSSLIRNTPNIKKYQLIKANNIFLFNHYIFLLIDILPPSFFATPIKVCVDFSLGENYNKFITRNIQSFDFINIEVTNRLTSDTDILLCDYTINDSRNEEMQVIVWNAPPTTSDWANFGDCISTLRSEKKQEGKFEAYGVS
- a CDS encoding MarR family winged helix-turn-helix transcriptional regulator, with the protein product MNQEAINFDKNLALFYFAYRAFSKTADDLVENYGISKVHRRILFFVARMPGLTVNELLTVLDISKQALNKPMQELLQKEWLVTKPNEADKRSKRIYLTAQGKNIDAQISEAQKEKMKTIFQQTGDPTGEAWTNVMTEYAKETGTDFIERIT